ATGAGATAAtactatttattaaaaaatatttaaatatatttgaatttttaaggTTGTTTAGGGACCCATATGTGGTGgactataaataaaaaatagtttagttAGAAGTtgaatagaattgaaaaaacGAAGCACATCAAGAAAATGGAGAAGGAATCATACCGGCCACCGGATTGCCGGATGCGAAAACTTGCCAGGGCGCTTGCACTCAGCCGTCaacggcggaggaggaggcaCTTGCGATCCCGGAAGAGTGACGAGGTTAGGTTTCTGAGGTGGCAGTGGTGAAGTTTGTTGTTGGTTGTCCCCTAATTTGTTGAGATTTCTTGACCAGGACCAGGTCACTTTAGGGTCTGTAGGAACAATGTCTCTGTTGTCAACCATGTCTGGGAAGAAGAAATTTGGTTTGGAGTTGTGAAAATTTGGGCGCATGGGTTTTGAAAGGTGAGGGTTCCTGTGTTTTGAGATGGAAAGTAATACgccatttcaaaatttcactgCTACgctcttttcctctctcttttcaCTTGCTTCTTTCTACCGCCAATACGATGCTTGGCTACCAACTGTTCATACAACGCCAAATaccattcttttaaattacTCCAATTTTAAACTACAACCCATTCTCTCTGCTTCTTCTATACTACTAATAGTTTAGGTCTATCCGATTCTAGGATCATTTGAACCATCCGGTTGGATGAaagtgggtttataagtgagaaatactaactTCATTCGTTTGAAGCCTtctggagaagcccaaaacaaaaccaaacttATGTtaaaagtagacaatatcatgtAGAGAGTCAGTTCG
This genomic window from Cucurbita pepo subsp. pepo cultivar mu-cu-16 chromosome LG01, ASM280686v2, whole genome shotgun sequence contains:
- the LOC111811149 gene encoding uncharacterized protein LOC111811149 yields the protein MRPNFHNSKPNFFFPDMVDNRDIVPTDPKVTWSWSRNLNKLGDNQQQTSPLPPQKPNLVTLPGSQVPPPPPLTAECKRPGKFSHPAIRWPLYALGGFLIARWALKKWKSGEDEGKN